From the genome of Sander lucioperca isolate FBNREF2018 chromosome 1, SLUC_FBN_1.2, whole genome shotgun sequence, one region includes:
- the LOC116064264 gene encoding nascent polypeptide-associated complex subunit alpha, muscle-specific form isoform X2, protein MEEQGKDLYKEDDMEDSVIQERHFLPVKEEQEGDDNARDKIHEEDKVKDEIPPGSHYTNPVLMGHAEGEAEINGSHTGPLPTGKIHNGCHSTSGPERVSVTTSKQTSTIINRTARPFFSPLTVQSPEAVSPVMDIPPPPSYNTPPLPAFTAPQPLAFSPPPPSYPTPPLPAFTSQPPQAYYSSPPPMSPVMSPSSPPPSQFPVSSVSQYPPMPHYGPPTAPKPSTFIPQPAGERMPIAPIKTGILEEGAARRGSRKAMFTFKEKTVVAPNPELLSLVQGVDERKKQGCRSVPEPASEEELLALGAEASNFLAKEEDRAEEAKAPEWASCLKTSRTRPRAEHRPEQTLTNVSGKGAELFAKRQSRMEKYVVEKQNAAQIRSPSPTMSLPPSWVFPSNMPGRVKAIAKNSDMSAQLSQTLKTQQAVKQKPRGKAPAPEPIPEPPPLENGCSKIEMDLSRHQPYQLSSSLFILNPVKDPISTPPRRAPQSKSLISTQSFSRQTSLPNNAPSHYSTQCMSPQLPLSPTREAEYPPNPAYGQPRISSPMSAFSPERVSSPRSGVQSPRPTFSAKKAGIAPQTPKESSPVETPSETPTSTRTPRLTRRFNSPEGPATGTWTPSLQTNRPSTTISSRSVTSPVSSPRGARCQSPMVSQNIQFSPVTSTAASRSSQTSTATSSRSLPWGSRSQSPMVSQNTHSSSISSIPGSKLSQTFMTTSPLSPPCGSRCQSPMVSQHTQFSTVTSMSTSRPPQTSTATSPSPPWGSRCQSPIVSQNTQSSKISFVPTSKPTQTSTATSPVSPPWGSRSQSPALSHTLSFPATKPLYTSSATSPVSPPKDSRCMSPIVNNPDSKANHRLLAKNIINAAKRKNSPSPGALSGHSLPISPLGNSHHGYDCHKPPISPFQSRAFGAQSPTFTSPPPTPTQRICSPVRLYNTRSLTDSDASVESEDSGLRSPGLHSYNTCPRGWGGSLRVKRTTVSTDL, encoded by the exons ATGGAGGAACAAGGTAAGGATCTCTACAAGGAAGACGACATGGAGGACAGTGTTATCCAAGAGAGACATTTCCTCCCTGTCAAGGAAGAGCAGGAGGGAGATGATAATGCAAGAGATAAAATCCATGAGGAGGACAAAGTCAAGGATGAAATTCCCCCTGGAAGTCATTATACTAATCCAGTTCTGATGGGGCATGCTGAAGGTGAAGCAGAGATAAATGGGAGCCACACAGGGCCACTTCCCACTGGAAAGATCCATAATGGCTGCCACAGTACCTCTGGACCTGAGAGGGTGTCTGTTACCACATCCAAGCAGACAAGCACCATCATCAATCGAACTGCCAGGCCCTTTTTCTCACCGCTGACAGTGCAGTCTCCAGAGGCAGTCAGCCCGGTCATGGACATTCCCCCTCCTCCTTCTTACAacactcctcctctccctgcttTCACTGCTCCTCAACCTTTGGCGTTCTCACCTCCGCCTCCGTCATATCCCACACCTCCTCTACCGGCCTTTACAAGCCAACCCCCGCAGGCCTACTACTCCAGTCCACCTCCTATGTCTCCTGTCATgtctccttcctcccctccaCCATCTCAGTTCCCTGTGTCTTCTGTATCTCAGTACCCACCCATGCCCCATTATGGCCCTCCCACAGCCCCAAAGCCCTCCACCTTCATTCCTCAGCCTGCTGGAGAGAGGATGCCAATAGCACCAATCAAAACAGGAATACTTGAGGAGGGTGCTGCTAGAAGGGGAAGTAGGAAAGCAATGTTCACATTCAAAGAGAAGACAGTGGTGGCTCCGAACCCTGAGCTGCTCTCTCTGGTGCAGGGGGTGGATGAAAGGAAGAAGCAAGGATGTAGATCTGTGCCTGAGCCAGCATCCGAGGAAGAGTTGCTGGCGCTGGGTGCAGAGGCCTCCAACTTCCTCGCCAAGGAAGAGGACAGGGCAGAGGAGGCAAAAGCTCCAGAGTGGGCTTCCTGCCTCAAGACCTCCAGGACTCGTCCGAGGGCAGAGCACAGGCCAGAGCAGACCCTCACCAATGTATCAGGAAAGGGGGCTGAGCTGTTTGCCAAGCGTCAGTCCAGGATGGAAAAATACGTTGTTGAGAAGCAAAATGCAGCACAAATTAGGTCTCCTTCTCCCACCATGTCTCTGCCACCATCTTGGGTGTTTCCGTCAAACATGCCTGGCAGAGTCAAGGCCATTGCTAAAAACTCTGACATGAGTGCTCAGCTTTCACAAACCCTAAAGACCCAACAAGCAGTCAAGCAAAAACCAAGGGGAAAAGCTCCAGCACCAGAGCCAATTCCAGAGCCGCCTCCTTTAGAAAATGGCTGCTCCAAGATAGAGATGGACCTGTCAAGGCACCAGCCCTACCAGCTTTCCTCTTCCCTCTTCATCCTTAACCCAGTCAAGGACCCCATTAGTACCCCACCCAGAAGAGCACCACAGTCCAAGAGCCTGATATCTACCCAGTCTTTCTCTAGACAGACTTCCTTACCTAATAACGCTCCTTCTCACTACAGTACCCAGTGTATGTCTCCACAGCTGCCTCTCAGCCCCACAAGAGAAGCAGAATATCCACCAAATCCAGCCTATGGGCAGCCAAGGATCAGCTCTCCTATGTCGGCCTTTTCTCCAGAGCGAGTGTCCTCTCCTCGGTCAGGGGTCCAGTCACCAAGGCCCACGTTTTCTGCCAAGAAGGCAGGGATTGCCCCACAG ACACCAAAGGAATCCTCCCCAGTTGAAACCCCCAGTGAGACTCCCACGTCAACCAGGACGCCTAGACTCACCAGACGTTTCAACAGCCCAGAGGGCCCCGCCACTGGGACCTGGACTCCCAGCCTCCAAACTAATCGGCCCTCCACCACCATCTCTAGCCGCTCAGTTACTTCCCCTGTATCCTCTCCCAGAGGTGCAAGATGCCAATCCCCTATGGTCAGTCAGAATATCCAATTTTCCCCGGTTACCTCCACTGCAGCATCCAGATCCTCTCAAACATCTACAGCCACCTCTTCACGCTCTCTTCCTTGGGGTTCAAGGAGTCAGTCCCCAATGGTGAGCCAGAATACCCATTCCTCCAGCATCTCCTCCATTCCTGGTTCCAAACTATCACAAACGTTTATGACTACttcccctctttctcctccttgtGGTTCAAGATGCCAGTCCCCAATGGTCAGCCAGCATACCCAATTTTCCACTGTCACCTCAATGTCCACGTCCAGACCCCCCCAAACATCTACAGCCACATCCCCCTCTCCTCCTTGGGGATCAAGATGCCAGTCCCCTATTGTGAGCCAAAATACCCAGTCTTCCAAAATTTCCTTTGTTCCTACTTCCAAACCAACCCAAACATCTACAGCCACATCTCCTGTCTCTCCTCCTTGGGGCTCACGTTCCCAGTCTCCTGCACTTTCTCACACTTTATCCTTCCCCGCCACTAAACCTCTGTACACATCTTCTGCCACCTCTCCTGTTTCCCCACCCAAAGACAGTCGATGCATGTCTCCCATTGTTAATAACCCAGACTCTAAAGCCAACCATCGCCTCCTGGCCAAGAACATCATCAATGCAGCCAAACGTAAAAACAGCCCCTCCCCTGGAGCACTGAGCGGTCACAGCCTCCCCATCTCCCCTCTGGGGAATTCCCACCATGGCTACGACTGTCACAAACCACCCATCAGCCCTTTCCAGTCACGGGCATTTGGGGCTCAGTCCCCTACCTTCACTAGCCCTCCTCCAACCCCAACGCAGAGGATCTGCTCCCCTGTGAGGCTCTACAACACTCGCTCCCTCACTGACTCTGATGCCTCTGTTGAGTCTGAAGACTCAGGCCTCCGATCGCCTGGCCTGCACTCCTACAACACCTGTCCCCGCGGCTGGGGCGGTAGCCTGAGGGTGAAGAGAACCACCGTCTCCACTGATCTGTGA
- the LOC116064264 gene encoding synaptopodin isoform X1 translates to MEMEKGHTSIRRGVSWSPGGLRKPLQATQNMHTPGTECNASRETTGLNNEQMSRKTNLTRSASLSDKELKEARVRSQIIAAQLTVPSNSTSRGVQLFNRRKQRVSAFTLESCGEGSEESRAENVKTNPSFNKLTWAERSTEEKDRDLNFKNSATNPVLSPPGRVHSVGGIMEEQGKDLYKEDDMEDSVIQERHFLPVKEEQEGDDNARDKIHEEDKVKDEIPPGSHYTNPVLMGHAEGEAEINGSHTGPLPTGKIHNGCHSTSGPERVSVTTSKQTSTIINRTARPFFSPLTVQSPEAVSPVMDIPPPPSYNTPPLPAFTAPQPLAFSPPPPSYPTPPLPAFTSQPPQAYYSSPPPMSPVMSPSSPPPSQFPVSSVSQYPPMPHYGPPTAPKPSTFIPQPAGERMPIAPIKTGILEEGAARRGSRKAMFTFKEKTVVAPNPELLSLVQGVDERKKQGCRSVPEPASEEELLALGAEASNFLAKEEDRAEEAKAPEWASCLKTSRTRPRAEHRPEQTLTNVSGKGAELFAKRQSRMEKYVVEKQNAAQIRSPSPTMSLPPSWVFPSNMPGRVKAIAKNSDMSAQLSQTLKTQQAVKQKPRGKAPAPEPIPEPPPLENGCSKIEMDLSRHQPYQLSSSLFILNPVKDPISTPPRRAPQSKSLISTQSFSRQTSLPNNAPSHYSTQCMSPQLPLSPTREAEYPPNPAYGQPRISSPMSAFSPERVSSPRSGVQSPRPTFSAKKAGIAPQTPKESSPVETPSETPTSTRTPRLTRRFNSPEGPATGTWTPSLQTNRPSTTISSRSVTSPVSSPRGARCQSPMVSQNIQFSPVTSTAASRSSQTSTATSSRSLPWGSRSQSPMVSQNTHSSSISSIPGSKLSQTFMTTSPLSPPCGSRCQSPMVSQHTQFSTVTSMSTSRPPQTSTATSPSPPWGSRCQSPIVSQNTQSSKISFVPTSKPTQTSTATSPVSPPWGSRSQSPALSHTLSFPATKPLYTSSATSPVSPPKDSRCMSPIVNNPDSKANHRLLAKNIINAAKRKNSPSPGALSGHSLPISPLGNSHHGYDCHKPPISPFQSRAFGAQSPTFTSPPPTPTQRICSPVRLYNTRSLTDSDASVESEDSGLRSPGLHSYNTCPRGWGGSLRVKRTTVSTDL, encoded by the exons ATGGAGATGGAGAAGGGACATACGTCTATTAGGAGAGGAGTGAGCTGGAGTCCAGGAGGACTGAGAAAACCTCTCCAGGCAACACAAAACATGCATACTCCTGGGACAGAGTGCAATGCATCACGGGAGACAACAGGATTAAACAACGAACAGATGAGCCGGAAAACAA ATCTGACCAGGAGCGCCAGTTTATCAGACAAGGAGCTAAAGGAGGCTCGTGTCAGGAGTCAGATCATCGCTGCACAGCTCACCGTCCCTTCCAACTCCACCTCCAGAGGCGTGCAGCTCTTTAACCGGCGCAAGCAAAGGGTCAGCGCCTTCACGCTCGAAAGCTGTGGAGAGGGGTCAGAGGAGAGCAGAGCTGAGAATGTGAAAACAAACCCCTCATTTAACAAACTAACATGGGCAGAGAGGAGCACTGAGGAAAAGGATAGAGACCTGAACTTTAAGAATAGCGCTACCAATCCAGTCTTGTCACCACCTGGGAGAGTACATTCAGTGGGTGGTATCATGGAGGAACAAGGTAAGGATCTCTACAAGGAAGACGACATGGAGGACAGTGTTATCCAAGAGAGACATTTCCTCCCTGTCAAGGAAGAGCAGGAGGGAGATGATAATGCAAGAGATAAAATCCATGAGGAGGACAAAGTCAAGGATGAAATTCCCCCTGGAAGTCATTATACTAATCCAGTTCTGATGGGGCATGCTGAAGGTGAAGCAGAGATAAATGGGAGCCACACAGGGCCACTTCCCACTGGAAAGATCCATAATGGCTGCCACAGTACCTCTGGACCTGAGAGGGTGTCTGTTACCACATCCAAGCAGACAAGCACCATCATCAATCGAACTGCCAGGCCCTTTTTCTCACCGCTGACAGTGCAGTCTCCAGAGGCAGTCAGCCCGGTCATGGACATTCCCCCTCCTCCTTCTTACAacactcctcctctccctgcttTCACTGCTCCTCAACCTTTGGCGTTCTCACCTCCGCCTCCGTCATATCCCACACCTCCTCTACCGGCCTTTACAAGCCAACCCCCGCAGGCCTACTACTCCAGTCCACCTCCTATGTCTCCTGTCATgtctccttcctcccctccaCCATCTCAGTTCCCTGTGTCTTCTGTATCTCAGTACCCACCCATGCCCCATTATGGCCCTCCCACAGCCCCAAAGCCCTCCACCTTCATTCCTCAGCCTGCTGGAGAGAGGATGCCAATAGCACCAATCAAAACAGGAATACTTGAGGAGGGTGCTGCTAGAAGGGGAAGTAGGAAAGCAATGTTCACATTCAAAGAGAAGACAGTGGTGGCTCCGAACCCTGAGCTGCTCTCTCTGGTGCAGGGGGTGGATGAAAGGAAGAAGCAAGGATGTAGATCTGTGCCTGAGCCAGCATCCGAGGAAGAGTTGCTGGCGCTGGGTGCAGAGGCCTCCAACTTCCTCGCCAAGGAAGAGGACAGGGCAGAGGAGGCAAAAGCTCCAGAGTGGGCTTCCTGCCTCAAGACCTCCAGGACTCGTCCGAGGGCAGAGCACAGGCCAGAGCAGACCCTCACCAATGTATCAGGAAAGGGGGCTGAGCTGTTTGCCAAGCGTCAGTCCAGGATGGAAAAATACGTTGTTGAGAAGCAAAATGCAGCACAAATTAGGTCTCCTTCTCCCACCATGTCTCTGCCACCATCTTGGGTGTTTCCGTCAAACATGCCTGGCAGAGTCAAGGCCATTGCTAAAAACTCTGACATGAGTGCTCAGCTTTCACAAACCCTAAAGACCCAACAAGCAGTCAAGCAAAAACCAAGGGGAAAAGCTCCAGCACCAGAGCCAATTCCAGAGCCGCCTCCTTTAGAAAATGGCTGCTCCAAGATAGAGATGGACCTGTCAAGGCACCAGCCCTACCAGCTTTCCTCTTCCCTCTTCATCCTTAACCCAGTCAAGGACCCCATTAGTACCCCACCCAGAAGAGCACCACAGTCCAAGAGCCTGATATCTACCCAGTCTTTCTCTAGACAGACTTCCTTACCTAATAACGCTCCTTCTCACTACAGTACCCAGTGTATGTCTCCACAGCTGCCTCTCAGCCCCACAAGAGAAGCAGAATATCCACCAAATCCAGCCTATGGGCAGCCAAGGATCAGCTCTCCTATGTCGGCCTTTTCTCCAGAGCGAGTGTCCTCTCCTCGGTCAGGGGTCCAGTCACCAAGGCCCACGTTTTCTGCCAAGAAGGCAGGGATTGCCCCACAG ACACCAAAGGAATCCTCCCCAGTTGAAACCCCCAGTGAGACTCCCACGTCAACCAGGACGCCTAGACTCACCAGACGTTTCAACAGCCCAGAGGGCCCCGCCACTGGGACCTGGACTCCCAGCCTCCAAACTAATCGGCCCTCCACCACCATCTCTAGCCGCTCAGTTACTTCCCCTGTATCCTCTCCCAGAGGTGCAAGATGCCAATCCCCTATGGTCAGTCAGAATATCCAATTTTCCCCGGTTACCTCCACTGCAGCATCCAGATCCTCTCAAACATCTACAGCCACCTCTTCACGCTCTCTTCCTTGGGGTTCAAGGAGTCAGTCCCCAATGGTGAGCCAGAATACCCATTCCTCCAGCATCTCCTCCATTCCTGGTTCCAAACTATCACAAACGTTTATGACTACttcccctctttctcctccttgtGGTTCAAGATGCCAGTCCCCAATGGTCAGCCAGCATACCCAATTTTCCACTGTCACCTCAATGTCCACGTCCAGACCCCCCCAAACATCTACAGCCACATCCCCCTCTCCTCCTTGGGGATCAAGATGCCAGTCCCCTATTGTGAGCCAAAATACCCAGTCTTCCAAAATTTCCTTTGTTCCTACTTCCAAACCAACCCAAACATCTACAGCCACATCTCCTGTCTCTCCTCCTTGGGGCTCACGTTCCCAGTCTCCTGCACTTTCTCACACTTTATCCTTCCCCGCCACTAAACCTCTGTACACATCTTCTGCCACCTCTCCTGTTTCCCCACCCAAAGACAGTCGATGCATGTCTCCCATTGTTAATAACCCAGACTCTAAAGCCAACCATCGCCTCCTGGCCAAGAACATCATCAATGCAGCCAAACGTAAAAACAGCCCCTCCCCTGGAGCACTGAGCGGTCACAGCCTCCCCATCTCCCCTCTGGGGAATTCCCACCATGGCTACGACTGTCACAAACCACCCATCAGCCCTTTCCAGTCACGGGCATTTGGGGCTCAGTCCCCTACCTTCACTAGCCCTCCTCCAACCCCAACGCAGAGGATCTGCTCCCCTGTGAGGCTCTACAACACTCGCTCCCTCACTGACTCTGATGCCTCTGTTGAGTCTGAAGACTCAGGCCTCCGATCGCCTGGCCTGCACTCCTACAACACCTGTCCCCGCGGCTGGGGCGGTAGCCTGAGGGTGAAGAGAACCACCGTCTCCACTGATCTGTGA